The genomic region GCGATTGGCTTCCTTACCGGGCTGGCCGCCGGTGCCGGCTGCATATTGTtgctgcaaaataaaaacattaccaGTTTTGGCAACCTTGCAGCTCCTGGTTAGTAGAATATCGAGAATTTTTTTGAGTGACAGATAATGCTCAACTTTTGATTTCCAAACAATTATACCTTTCAGCGTTGGCTGTCGTCGCAGGACTGTTCGGTGCCGTGCTTGGTTCAACACATCCCATTTCGTCCACCCTGATCGGGGCAGCGGCTGGCGCACTGGTAGCAGGGGCAACGATCGCGGCGTGCATAGCCACCTTACCTCATTACACGTTTGGAGTAAGTGTTGCGATATGTCGGTCTTTAGACCTGAGCCACGGgatagaattgaatttaatgcgtttttttttaatttcaggaGAATGAGTTGCTCGTGTCCGTCGTCGGTGGAGCCATAATCTGTGCGATCGTTACGCTGTTCTGTCCTAAATTCATGTCCATCGTCGCATCAAGTATCATCGGCTCGGCGATGATCCTGTGTTCGATCGATTTCTTCATGCACGGCCTAAACACGATGGATTGGGTAGGTCACCGGTGAAACGATGGTCGAGGTATGCCGTCAATGTACCAACCCATATTTCAATCGCATTGTAGATCTTCAACATGAAACCGGACCCAACGCCGCCTCCGTGCTGGGGTGGCGTAATATTGTGCTGTTGGCCTATCGCATCCGTTCTTGGTGTCCTCGTGCAGTGCTTCGTCACCGCGTGGAAGATTGACCACCGCCGCCAGCTGCATCATCGCCGGAGACGGCACTACAAGGGCCGGTCGGGGTCGCGGTCGCGTGAAACCCGGGAGGAGGCTCGGCAGCGGAAGTACCGCTACCTATACCAGGTGCGCACCGCCCGAGGGGACATCATTTCGCAGGTGAGTAAAGCCCGAGCGAAGGGTACGGCGATGATGCAGGTTGCCTTCCGATATTTACGACGAACTTTCATTCGTAGAttcttaaataaaacatttcaaaagtggaaaaacttttcgccAAAAATCATTACCCCTACGATTTTAATCATCTAAGGTATGCGTCTACTCGCTTATTATGCATTTgcttttttacatttaaaaaacggatGAAGCACAACGATTTAATcaaaagaatttaatttttaatagaaAGTGCAATCTCTTATCTAAAgcatataaacaaatttcgttTCTATCAGAATGGTTCTTTAACTGCATCTTCTCAACACTTGAATGTGTGATTCTGACTACCATTGAAGTTTTTTGGACATAAATTAACATTGCACGATTAATTGTTTGTATTGTACAACGTTTGGATCGATTCGAATTGTTTAAAGctttggatttatttttccttgttgGCGTATTGAAACTCTTTAAAGACGGGAGTTAAACTTTATGAAACAATACTTATTTTTTATACTCCATTTCGGTCATACTTTGGCAAGTTCTTTTGGGATGTTAAAGGCTTATTATATGATCTTTTCCAGGAGGTATTGCAACATTTGATAACGAGTATCTAATTTGAATATTCATAAACTTTAGAAAATATATTctcaattcatatttttttctaaagacGGTTAAGTTAAAACAAAGTTTTCACAAAATTAATCCTAAAAATTGAATGTTACAAAGTGGTAATGATGCAATTATGCGCAATCACAACACAAGCACCTTATGATTTGATGCATGATTCTCCCGGAAATTGCTTCCCACTGTAACATCCTTTCCCCCTTCTCCATTCCCAGAACTTTGTGTCCGCCCTGCAGAAGCACGTGACGACGGATTCTGGCCCACCGTCGGAGGTGTCAACGAAGACCGGCTCGAATGACCGCAATACTGCCCGCAGCGACCGCACCCACCTCACCAACCTGGCCGACTCCGATTTCGATAAGATGGACTCGAGCTGCGAGAAGCGTTGACAGAAGCTGTCGGCGTCGGGCAAGAAGTAGTACCGGTCCGGTGGCAGCGGCCAGCAACGGAGCCGAAGCGAGCGCCTGTCCCGGCAGTACTCGAGCCGCAGCATTGCCAACGAAATCGATCGCGAGATGGCGTTGGCCATCGGCGGGGTGCAGGATTGCTACCTGCCACCCCACTGATTTTCCACGCGctcaaaatattttcttcggttttgcggggatttaaaatttaacgtaTTATTTACATTGTAGCtgtgagggaaaaaaatgatagtttttttttgtttctgaggaaggaaaaatgacgAGGTGATAGACATAGAGAGATAGGCGATAAAAGAGTTACCGAATACCAAAACGTTTAAAAGGACGAATCTATGGCCCCAACCAATG from Anopheles coustani chromosome 3, idAnoCousDA_361_x.2, whole genome shotgun sequence harbors:
- the LOC131272128 gene encoding transmembrane protein 198, translated to MHYRHEDIPMQHTRNHTPVASSDAKYEQSIVWPFLIQNAMENPLCTSTTATNSTVSVLLWTTIAVFGIVYTLLGYRCLRAIGFLTGLAAGAGCILLLQNKNITSFGNLAAPALAVVAGLFGAVLGSTHPISSTLIGAAAGALVAGATIAACIATLPHYTFGENELLVSVVGGAIICAIVTLFCPKFMSIVASSIIGSAMILCSIDFFMHGLNTMDWIFNMKPDPTPPPCWGGVILCCWPIASVLGVLVQCFVTAWKIDHRRQLHHRRRRHYKGRSGSRSRETREEARQRKYRYLYQVRTARGDIISQNFVSALQKHVTTDSGPPSEVSTKTGSNDRNTARSDRTHLTNLADSDFDKMDSSCEKR